The following DNA comes from Leifsonia sp. 1010.
TTCGGCGATCGCCTCGGCGAGGTCGGCCCGCATCCCGTTGTCCGTTCCACGGAACGTGTCCCTCGGGAACAACGACACCCAGGAGATCCGCACCGACCCTCCGGTCACCCGGATCTCCAGTGCGGCCGTGGACGCATCGGACAGGGGCCGAATGGACGTCGTCAGCTCGCGTTCCGGACCCGGTTGCAGAAGCGCGAGCACCGCATCCGCAAGGGGCTCCCCGCCTTCGTCGACCAGTCGGACCTCGATCTGCGGGTGACCGGTCAGCGCTTGGGCGACGATCGTGACGTCGCAGTCGACCCTGCCGCGCACGGAGATGCCGCCGAATCCGTGATTGGTCAGGGTCGCCGGAGCGTCGTCCCCCGTCACGACGACGGCGCGGCCGCCCGACGCGCCGGCACGATCGTCGACGATGACCGCGCCGCGCGTGCTCCATCCCGTGAGGGCGTCCCAGTCCGGATGGTCGCGGTCGGTGAAGGAGAAGTCGCGGTTGCGTATCAGTTCGGCGTAGAGGCCGCCGTCGGCGGAGGAGTTGATGTCCTCGAAGAAGACGCCCCACATGTCCGGGTTGATCGGGGTTCCGGGACCATTGTCGTCCACGGTGATGGTGACGTGCGCCGGAGCGTCGCTGAAGGCGGCCAGAAGCCTCTGCTGCTCCTCGTGGGTGATCGGCAGGACGGAACCATGACGCGCCTCGCGCGGAAGCTGCGCATCGGGGACGCGGGTCCACTCGCCTGTTGCCGGGTCGGCGGCGTGGAACAGCTGATATCCGCGGAGCTCGAACTCGTCGATGAGCAGGTACGCGCCGTCGCCGCCCAGATCCAGGAACGGTGCCGGCCCCTCGCCGCGCACGATCTCCGCCGCGCCGACCCTCTGACGTACGGGGGAGAAGTCCGGATCGAGAGGCGAGGTGCCCGCCTCCTGCGACACGTGCTGAGAGGCCTCTGCGGGTTCGGCGCTCAGCGCGTCTGCCGAGAACCGGTACGTGACGCCGTCGAACTCCAGGTAGGCCGCGTCGATCACATCGTGGCCTCGGTCGAGGAACACCTCCGCCGGACTGAAGTGCTCGAAATCGTCCGTCGTTGTCATCAGGATGCGCTGGTAGCCCGCACGAGCCCGGTCGTCGCCCTCGTCGTACAGCGCCGACGCGAAGAACACCACCCACGTCTCCCAGGCACTCGACCACACGGCCTTCGGCGCCCACGCGTTGCCGGCGTTATCGGGCGCCACCGGGACGAGGGACGGCCCGCTCCAGTTCACCAAGTCGTCGCTGTGCCAGACCAGGATGCTGCGGCTCCCCCACCGCACCGCGCGATCCCAGTCGTCGTCCGGGACGGCGCGCAGGTCCGTCGCCAGCAGGTGAAACCTCCCGGTGCGGCTGTCACGGACCAGGAAGGGATCGCGGGCACCGCGCTCCCCGACGTCGGAGACGAGGATCGGCTTTCCGTCCCGCAACGGCGTCCATTCGCGGGGGTCGCGGCCGGCGCTCACGGCGAATCGCACCTGCTCGGCGTCGGCATCGCGTCCATTGGCGAAGTAGGCGAACATGAGCGCCTCGTTGTACCCAGTCATCTGGACCTCCGCTTACAGTGTATCGATACAAACAGGTGGTCCACACGACATTTCGTCGCCCGGGCCGCCGTGATGTAACGTTATAGTCACGCTGCCAGTGTCGGACCGGGGAAGGCTGCACCATGGTGACCATACGCGATATCGCCCAAGCGGCCGGCGTCTCGCCGATGACCGTTTCCAACGTGCTCAACAAGCGGCCGCACGTGGCGGATGCCACCCGGCAGAAGGTCCTCGACACGATCGACCGGCTCGATTATCGCGTCAACGTGGCCGCCCGCAACCTCCGGCGAGGACGCACACACACCATCGGCCTCGCCGTGCCGGAGGTCGACCGCCCCTACTACGGCCAATTCGCCGCCGCCGTCATCGAGCACGGCGCCCGTCACGACCTCAACGTGGTCATCGAGCAGACGGGGCGCTCCCGGGAGAGCGAGCTCAACGCGCTTGCCGCCTCGCGGGTGCGGATGTACGACGGCCTCATCCTCAGCGCCGTCGGGCTCGGCTCCAGCGACCGCGATCTCCTCAACGTGGACTATCCCGTCGTGATCCTCGGTGAGCGGATCTTCCAGGGGCCTGTGGATCACGTGGCAATGGCCAATGTGGACGGGTCTGCGGCCGCAGTGCGGCATCTCATCGAGCGGGGCTGCCGACGTATCGTCGCCCTGCACGGAAGCTTCGGCCCCGACGAGGTGAGCGCGTCGAGCCTGCGCCACGCGGGCTACAGGGCCGCACTCGAGCAGAACGGGATCCCGTTCGACGAGTCGCTGGTCGTGGAGATCGAGGAGTTCACTCCCGAGGCCGGAGCGGAGTCGGTCCGTCGGCTGATCGCCTCCGGCATCCCCTTCGACGGGATCTTCTGCGTGACGGACTACGTAGCCCTCGGTGTCCTCCGCGAGCTGGCGGACGCCGGCGTGGATGTTCCCGGCACGGTAAAGGTCATCGGCTTCGACGATGTGGAGTTCAGTCGGTTCCTCGTACCGTCGTTGTCCTCCGTGAACCCGGACCACGACCTCATGGCACGGACGGCGGTGGAGCTTCTCGCCGCCCGGATCGAGGACAACGACCATGAGGCCGTGGAATTCGTCAGCCCGTTCCGTGTCGTCGAGCGGGGGTCCACGGCCGCGATCGCGAAGGATTAGCCCTTCACGCTGCCGCTCACCAGCCCGCTGACGATCTGTCGCTGGGCCACGATGAAGAAGATGACCATCGGGATCAGGACGATGACGCTGAGGGTCATGAAGGCGGGCCAGTCGGTCGTGAACTGGCCGACCGCGGTGTACACCTGCAGCACGAGCGTCTGCTTCTCCGGGGAGTTGATGAACACGTTCGGGGTGATGAAGTCGTTCCACACCCACATCGTCTGGAACACGCCGACCGTCACCAGGATGGGACGGATCAGCGGGAGAGCCACCGACCGGTAGACCCGGAAGGCGCCGGCTCCGTCGATCCGTGCCGCCTCGAACAGCTCGGTGGGGAGCGTCCGCATGTATCCGATGATCAGGAAGTAGCAGAAGATCGACCCGCACGAGTACATGACGATGAGGCCATTGAGGGAGTCGACGAGTTCGACGCCTGCGAGCATCCGGTAGAGCGGGATGAGCGTCGATTGTCCGGGCACGACGAAGGCGATGACGAGGATGACGCCGATCACGGCGGCGAACCGTCCGCGCCCGATCAGCACCCCGAAAGCCGCCATCGACCCGACCAGCAGCATCACGACGATCGAG
Coding sequences within:
- a CDS encoding LacI family DNA-binding transcriptional regulator, with the protein product MVTIRDIAQAAGVSPMTVSNVLNKRPHVADATRQKVLDTIDRLDYRVNVAARNLRRGRTHTIGLAVPEVDRPYYGQFAAAVIEHGARHDLNVVIEQTGRSRESELNALAASRVRMYDGLILSAVGLGSSDRDLLNVDYPVVILGERIFQGPVDHVAMANVDGSAAAVRHLIERGCRRIVALHGSFGPDEVSASSLRHAGYRAALEQNGIPFDESLVVEIEEFTPEAGAESVRRLIASGIPFDGIFCVTDYVALGVLRELADAGVDVPGTVKVIGFDDVEFSRFLVPSLSSVNPDHDLMARTAVELLAARIEDNDHEAVEFVSPFRVVERGSTAAIAKD
- a CDS encoding carbohydrate ABC transporter permease, with the translated sequence MKKSRGILLSVVMIPIACLVAVPFYYILVNTLKTQPETAANPLALPSSLYWGNYVHIFETIPVLQSFLNTLYVTVVSIVVMLLVGSMAAFGVLIGRGRFAAVIGVILVIAFVVPGQSTLIPLYRMLAGVELVDSLNGLIVMYSCGSIFCYFLIIGYMRTLPTELFEAARIDGAGAFRVYRSVALPLIRPILVTVGVFQTMWVWNDFITPNVFINSPEKQTLVLQVYTAVGQFTTDWPAFMTLSVIVLIPMVIFFIVAQRQIVSGLVSGSVKG